In the genome of Gemmatimonadota bacterium, the window GGCAAAGGGCCGTTCCGCATGTTCCCGCACGTGTTCCTCCATGAAGCGGATTGCCAGCGAGGTTTCCGTTTCCGGCGCCCACCCCTCCATGTCGAATGGACCCTGTTCGTTCTCGTAGTAAGAGACGTCGTAGTAGTCGTGGTTGCAGTCGTAGGCTGCCATGTAGTCGAAGCCGTACCGGCCTTCCGCGGTATAGGGACCGTATCCCAGGTGCCACTTGCCGATGTAGGCCGTGCGGTAGCCGCGATCTCCCAGGACCTCCGGCAGTAGGACCTGGTCACGGCGCAACAGGGACTCGTTGTCCAAGACGCCGTTGACGTGGGAATAGCGTCCGGTCATGAGTTGACCGCGGTAGGGCGAGCAGATGGGACAACTGGAAAACACCTGGTCCAGCACCATGCCTTCGGCGGCGAGCCGGTCCAGGTTCGGGGTCTGTACGACGGGATTTCCGCTGGTACCCATGGCGGAGTACCGGTGCTGGTCGTCGAATACGAAGAGGATGTTGGGGCGGGACATGCATCGCCTTGGCCGGATCTACGAGCCATCCAGCGCCTTGCGCATCTCGTCTCCTTCCTGCTGCCAGTAACCGTGCAGTATGTGCACGTCCGTGCCGATGCAGAAATGGCGCACGCCAAGATCCAGATAATACCGGGCCTGGTCCGCGGTGTTGATTTCCGCGCGGGGGTTTCTGCCCGCCGCAAGGGACTTTTCGATCACCACGCGTTCGACCGATCTTACCGCTTCTCTCTGGCCGATCTTGCCCACGTTCACGGAATAGTCGGCCGGCCCCCACTGGATCATGTCGATCCCGTCGATTTCAAGGATTTCGTCCAGGTGATCCACCGCCGGCCCCTTTTCGATCATGGCTGCCACGACGATCTCATCCAGGGCGTTCACGTATTCCTGTCCGCCACCGTAACCCATGTAGGAAAATCTTCGCGTCGCCACGCCGTAGGTCCCGCGGGATTCGGGCGTATCCGGCCGCGCGATGTCCACGCAGGACCGGAAATCGTCCGGCGTCCGGCAGTCGGCGAAAAGTATGCTCTGAAATCCGGAACCTATGGCCCGCTGCGCCAGGAATCCCCGCGGTTCCTGGTCGACCTTGATCATCAGGCCGAGGTTGTGGAGTTCGGCGGCGCGGCCGAGGTTGTCCAGGTCATGCAGGTCGTAGGGGCCGTATTCTCCTACGAAC includes:
- a CDS encoding aldolase/citrate lyase family protein, whose amino-acid sequence is MRPNKLREILNGGQPSLATHIHTVWPSVVELVGHTGRYDYVEFVGEYGPYDLHDLDNLGRAAELHNLGLMIKVDQEPRGFLAQRAIGSGFQSILFADCRTPDDFRSCVDIARPDTPESRGTYGVATRRFSYMGYGGGQEYVNALDEIVVAAMIEKGPAVDHLDEILEIDGIDMIQWGPADYSVNVGKIGQREAVRSVERVVIEKSLAAGRNPRAEINTADQARYYLDLGVRHFCIGTDVHILHGYWQQEGDEMRKALDGS